Proteins encoded together in one Ogataea parapolymorpha DL-1 chromosome III, whole genome shotgun sequence window:
- a CDS encoding 1-(5-phosphoribosyl)-5-[(5- phosphoribosylamino)methylideneamino] imidazole-4-carboxamide isomerase: MTRYVGCIDIHGGKVKQIVGGTLEKDDKENEDLVSTNFVSEHSSSYYAQIYKKHNVVRTHVIKLGSLESNDKAALEALQAWPNELQIGGGINISNAKYWIDSGAAKVIVTSWLFPEQELDWDRLKRLSALIGPERLVVDLSCRKVEHQGETSWVVAMNKWQTLTKTVLSKKLFEDLSQYCSEFLVHAADVEGLCNGIDQPLVQKLGEWSPVPVVYAGGARSITDLALVDRLSRGKVDLTYGSSLDLFGGNLVKFEECCAWNEKLDN, from the coding sequence atgacTAGATACGTTGGGTGCATCGATATCCACGGTGGAAAAGTCAAACAGATTGTGGGCGGAACGCTCGAGAAAGACGATAAGGAAAACGAGGACCTGGTGTCAACGAATTTCGTCAGTGAGCATTCATCCTCATATTATGCCCAAATATACAAGAAACACAACGTTGTACGCACCCATGTGATTAAGCTCGGCTCTCTGGAGAGCAACGATAAAGCTGCTTTAGAGGCTCTTCAAGCTTGGCCCAATGAATTACAAATTGGTGGAGGAATCAACATTTCAAACGCTAAATATTGGATTGATAGCGGAGCGGCCAAGGTGATAGTCACCTCGTGGCTGTTCCCTGAGCAAGAGTTGGACTGGGATCGATTGAAAAGGTTGAGCGCGCTTATCGGACCTGAGAGGCTTGTTGTGGACTTGAGCTGCCGCAAGGTGGAGCACCAAGGGGAAACATCGTGGGTGGTAGCTATGAATAAATGGCAGACCTTAACCAAGACCGTGCTGAGCAAGAAATTGTTTGAAGATCTTAGCCAGTACTGTTCAGAGTTTTTGGTGCACGCAGCTGATGTGGAGGGGCTCTGTAATGGAATAGATCAGCCGTTGGTGCAGAAACTTGGTGAATGGTCGCCTGTTCCCGTTGTTTATGCCGGTGGAGCAAGGTCCATTACAGATCTGGCCCTGGTGGACAGGTTGAGTCGTGGAAAGGTGGACTTAACATATGGCAGCTCTCTTGACCTCTTTGGAGGCAATTTGGTGAAATTTGAGGAGTGTTGTGCTTGgaacgagaagctggataATTAA